In a genomic window of Comamonadaceae bacterium OTU4NAUVB1:
- a CDS encoding flagellar export protein FliJ, whose product MTRTNGLELALQQALERRDAAARVVAQARQGWSAACAQLEQLETYAGECTDRWAAKQVGCMPEIMRHHYQFMARLTHAIVMQTGIVGDALAGVERAAGALRENESRLESLRQLNATRLRDAQALQDRREQKQSDESASLQYRRLVEMRMSEGVR is encoded by the coding sequence ATGACCCGAACGAACGGCCTCGAACTCGCGCTCCAGCAGGCGCTCGAACGGCGCGACGCCGCCGCGCGGGTGGTGGCGCAGGCCCGCCAGGGCTGGAGCGCCGCGTGCGCCCAGCTCGAGCAGCTGGAGACCTATGCCGGCGAATGCACCGACCGCTGGGCCGCCAAGCAGGTCGGCTGCATGCCGGAGATCATGCGTCACCACTACCAGTTCATGGCCCGCCTGACGCACGCCATCGTGATGCAGACGGGCATCGTGGGCGATGCGCTGGCCGGGGTCGAGCGCGCGGCCGGCGCCCTGCGCGAGAACGAATCGCGCCTGGAGAGCCTGCGCCAGCTCAATGCGACGCGCCTGCGCGACGCGCAGGCGCTGCAGGACCGGCGCGAACAGAAGCAGTCCGACGAGAGCGCCTCGCTGCAGTACCGGCGCCTGGTCGAGATGCGCATGAGCGAGGGCGTGCGATGA